One genomic window of Coffea eugenioides isolate CCC68of chromosome 1, Ceug_1.0, whole genome shotgun sequence includes the following:
- the LOC113780569 gene encoding putative serine carboxypeptidase-like 23 has protein sequence MTELGPFRVNRDGSTLWLNPYAWNTVANVLFLESPAGVGFSYSNTSSDYITGDTKTAADSYTFLVNWLERFPEYKTRDFLITGESYAGHYVPQLAQLILHNNKITNQTVINLKGVAIGNGYYDIEAQNSGTYDYYWTHALISDEIHQGIVSNCNFSSADPPSNACQTYKIQASSAKGNIDDYNIYAPLCSSSSNTPSSINEYDPCSDNYVYTYLNTPAVQKALQANTTGIPGPWEICNGYIGSHWDDEPDTVLPVIKELTSSGISVWLYSGDTDSVCSVTTTRYGLNKLGLSVKTPWYAWYTQGEVGGYAVEYENLTFVTVRGAGHFVPSYQPARALTLFSSFLDGKLPPSN, from the exons ATGACTGAATTGGGACCTTTCCGAGTTAATAGAGATGGAAGCACCCTCTGGCTTAATCCATATGCCTGGAACACTG TGGCAAATGTACTTTTCCTGGAATCTCCGGCCGGTGTTGGATTTTCTTACTCAAACACATCGTCTGATTACATTACCGGAGACACAAAAACTGCTGCAGATTCTTATACATTTCTGGTCAATTGGTTAGAAAGATTCCCAGAGTACAAAACCAGAGATTTCTTGATAACTGGAGAAAGTTATGCTGGCCATTACGTGCCTCAACTTGCTCAATTGATCCTCCATAATAACAAGATAACTAACCAAACTGTTATTAACTTGAAAGGAGTTGCT ATTGGTAACGGATACTACGATATTGAAGCACAAAACAGTGGAACTTATGATTATTACTGGACACATGCCCTAATATCCGATGAAATCCATCAGGGTATAGTTTCCAATTGCAATTTTTCCTCAGCAGATCCACCTTCAAATGCTTGTCAAACATACAAAATCCAAGCATCTTCAGCAAAAGGCAATATCGATGATTACAATATTTATGCTCCCTTgtgttcttcttcttcaaatacTCCTTCTTCG ATTAATGAGTATGATCCATGCTCAGATAATTATGTTTACACTTACCTAAATACTCCTGCCGTTCAAAAAGCACTTCAAGCTAATACAACCGGAATCCCTGGACCTTGGGAGATCTGCAA TGGCTACATAGGCTCTCATTGGGATGATGAGCCAGACACAGTGTTACCTGTCATCAAGGAGCTCACTTCAAGTGGCATTAGCGTTTGGCTGTACAG TGGAGACACAGATAGTGTATGTTCTGTGACAACAACTAGGTACGGCTTGAACAAACTCGGGTTATCGGTGAAAACTCCTTGGTATGCTTGGTACACTCAAGGCGAG GTTGGTGGTTATGCAGTGGAATATGAAAACTTGACCTTTGTGACAGTAAGGGGAGCTGGACATTTTGTTCCGAGTTATCAGCCTGCCCGGGCGCTAACTTTGTTCTCATCCTTCTTGGATGGAAAGCTTCCACCTTCCAACTAG